One window of Paenibacillus albicereus genomic DNA carries:
- a CDS encoding ABC transporter substrate-binding protein produces MSKKMWAAALVSLALVASGCGAKSNSEGGAASPAPTAAASADGKSYTIAISQIVEHPSLDATRQGFLDALKEAGIVEGENLKVDFDTAQGDQSNNLSIAQKIAGSDADLALGIATPSAQALVENVTAIPVLFAAVTDPVASSIVPSLDKPGGNVTGASDTNPAAVVQLMDFIASDFPNVKNVGMVINEGESNAVIMADNAEQALAKHDIKLVKAAVTNTSEVKQAAESLVGKVDALFIALDNMVVSGVDSIIEVANANKLPFFSSDRDTVEKGAFATVGFKYYDHGYQVGEMAAEVLKDGKNPGDMPVKMQEKLDLILNLKAAEAQGITVTDAMKGQVEDQETNIIQ; encoded by the coding sequence ATGAGCAAAAAAATGTGGGCAGCGGCGCTCGTGTCGCTCGCGCTCGTCGCCTCCGGCTGCGGCGCCAAATCGAACAGCGAAGGCGGCGCGGCGAGCCCGGCTCCGACGGCGGCGGCAAGCGCCGACGGCAAATCCTATACGATCGCGATCTCGCAGATCGTCGAGCATCCGTCGCTGGACGCGACGCGCCAGGGCTTCCTGGACGCGCTCAAGGAAGCGGGCATCGTCGAGGGAGAGAACCTGAAGGTCGACTTCGACACCGCGCAGGGCGATCAGAGCAACAACCTGTCGATCGCGCAGAAGATCGCCGGCAGCGACGCCGATCTGGCGCTCGGCATCGCGACGCCGTCGGCGCAGGCTCTCGTGGAGAACGTGACCGCGATCCCGGTGCTGTTCGCGGCAGTCACCGATCCGGTCGCCTCGAGCATCGTGCCGAGCCTGGACAAGCCGGGCGGCAACGTCACCGGCGCCTCCGATACGAATCCGGCGGCGGTCGTGCAGCTGATGGACTTCATCGCCTCCGACTTCCCGAACGTGAAGAACGTCGGCATGGTCATCAACGAGGGCGAGTCCAACGCCGTCATCATGGCCGACAACGCCGAGCAGGCGCTCGCCAAGCATGACATCAAGCTGGTCAAGGCCGCCGTCACGAACACCTCCGAGGTGAAGCAGGCGGCCGAATCGCTCGTCGGCAAGGTCGATGCGCTGTTCATCGCCCTCGACAACATGGTCGTCAGCGGCGTGGACTCCATCATCGAAGTCGCCAACGCGAACAAGCTTCCGTTCTTCTCCAGCGACCGCGACACGGTGGAAAAAGGCGCTTTCGCCACAGTGGGCTTCAAGTACTATGACCATGGCTACCAGGTCGGCGAAATGGCCGCCGAGGTGCTCAAGGACGGCAAGAATCCGGGCGACATGCCGGTCAAGATGCAAGAGAAGCTTGATCTGATCCTCAACCTCAAGGCTGCCGAAGCCCAAGGCATCACGGTGACGGATGCCATGAAGGGCCAAGTAGAGGATCAAGAAACCAATATCATCCAATAA
- a CDS encoding alpha/beta hydrolase has translation MGYEELSWNSRDGASIHGCRWMPEGPPVAAVGIVHGLGEHCGAYDHVAAFFTERGFAVFAFDQRGHGRTEGRRGDCPGYDALLEPVERIVQEMERCCPGRPRFLFSHSMGGNVALNYMLRRRPPLAGAVVAGPWLKLAPAPPPAKLLWGRLRERVQPGYRLAGANRRGTSDPDMLRRYDEDPLRHGRITLRTFAAVSQAGRWALNHAPELSVPLLLMHGGADRITSHRASRRFAQRAGERCSYREWPGFRHELHAEAGRQEVLSCAAEWMLGRCGEC, from the coding sequence ATGGGCTACGAGGAGCTGAGCTGGAACAGCCGCGACGGCGCAAGCATCCACGGCTGCCGCTGGATGCCGGAGGGCCCGCCGGTGGCGGCGGTCGGCATCGTGCACGGGCTGGGCGAGCATTGCGGCGCGTACGATCATGTCGCTGCGTTCTTCACGGAGAGGGGCTTTGCGGTGTTCGCCTTCGACCAGCGGGGACATGGCCGCACAGAGGGCCGCCGCGGCGACTGCCCAGGCTACGACGCGCTGCTGGAACCGGTGGAGCGGATCGTCCAGGAAATGGAGCGGTGCTGTCCGGGCCGGCCTCGCTTCCTGTTCAGCCACAGCATGGGCGGCAATGTGGCGCTCAACTACATGCTGCGCCGCCGTCCGCCGCTGGCGGGAGCCGTCGTGGCGGGACCGTGGCTGAAGCTGGCTCCGGCTCCGCCGCCGGCGAAGCTGCTGTGGGGCCGCCTCCGCGAGCGGGTGCAGCCGGGCTATCGCCTCGCCGGAGCGAACCGCCGGGGCACCTCCGACCCCGACATGCTGCGCCGCTACGACGAGGACCCGCTGCGGCACGGACGGATCACGCTGCGCACGTTCGCCGCGGTCAGCCAGGCGGGCCGCTGGGCGCTGAACCACGCGCCGGAGCTGAGCGTGCCGCTGCTGCTCATGCACGGCGGGGCCGACCGCATCACGTCGCACCGGGCGAGCCGGCGCTTCGCGCAGCGCGCCGGAGAGCGCTGCTCTTACCGGGAATGGCCGGGCTTCCGGCATGAGCTGCATGCCGAAGCGGGCCGGCAGGAGGTGCTGTCCTGCGCCGCCGAGTGGATGCTGGGACGCTGCGGCGAATGCTGA
- a CDS encoding glycosyltransferase, whose translation MTLARPTGGGPAPVLRPGVTFETKCYERDWRELLLTDRLSRAIELHRFPFAERILYINNVERPELVLRHARRLVDEGVLTDCVLVDEHSEEALRFFGLTEEGFQGGYRYSIAELVAIYRCRTDYLLHYAGDCMLEEPTDWLRPCLDRMRLQPSVVAANPVPNGRADEAAREALLTDGDFHLGYGFSDQCYLVRTLDFRARIYGESHPASERYPSYGGELFEKRVDAWMRRSGLMRLTWSKGSYWHRTLRRSDPELDPEAPAQACYRTGVQAMEKLDYENASIWLSLAELARSAEQRQGRTADAALSWLPRLQLAVCADRLGRTAQAWRSNEAAAVYAPPGQSSIAFNRSYLKQRLEEERPGAAGEQESAEPLLSVLIPSLPERIFLLAPLLEELHGQALGRPVELLVLTDNRRRSTGEKRNALLGQARGRFAAFVDDDDRVDERYVEQLLRAIRLAPEADCIVFDVIVHGPDSPARLCRYGTELEHGMDGEVYTRKPNHLMAYRRELALRHRYRDIGYGEDDEWAARASADIRIQHRIEAALYEYDWVPKPPSWYGSGRSEA comes from the coding sequence ATGACGCTGGCGAGGCCGACCGGAGGCGGCCCCGCTCCCGTGCTCCGGCCGGGAGTGACCTTCGAGACGAAGTGCTACGAGCGGGACTGGCGCGAGCTGCTGCTGACCGACCGCCTGAGCCGGGCGATCGAGCTTCATCGGTTTCCGTTCGCCGAGCGGATCCTGTACATCAACAACGTCGAGCGGCCCGAGCTCGTCCTTCGCCATGCGCGGCGGCTCGTCGACGAAGGCGTGCTGACGGACTGCGTGCTCGTCGACGAGCACAGCGAGGAGGCGCTGCGCTTTTTCGGCCTGACGGAGGAAGGCTTCCAGGGCGGCTACCGCTACTCGATCGCCGAGCTGGTCGCCATCTATCGGTGCCGTACGGACTATCTGCTTCATTATGCGGGCGACTGCATGCTGGAGGAGCCGACGGACTGGCTGCGGCCGTGCCTGGATCGGATGCGGCTGCAGCCGTCCGTCGTCGCGGCCAATCCGGTGCCCAACGGCCGGGCGGACGAAGCCGCGCGGGAAGCGCTGCTGACCGACGGGGACTTCCATCTCGGCTACGGCTTCTCGGATCAATGCTATCTCGTGCGGACGCTCGATTTTCGCGCGCGCATCTACGGCGAGAGCCATCCGGCGTCCGAGCGGTACCCGTCCTACGGCGGAGAGCTGTTCGAGAAAAGGGTGGACGCCTGGATGCGCCGCTCCGGCCTCATGCGGCTCACCTGGAGCAAAGGCAGCTACTGGCATCGGACGCTGCGCCGCTCCGATCCGGAGCTCGATCCGGAGGCCCCGGCGCAGGCCTGCTACCGGACCGGAGTGCAGGCGATGGAGAAGCTCGACTATGAGAACGCGTCGATCTGGCTAAGCCTGGCGGAGCTGGCCCGATCGGCCGAGCAGCGGCAGGGCAGGACGGCGGATGCGGCGCTGAGCTGGCTGCCGAGGCTGCAGCTGGCCGTCTGCGCCGATCGGCTCGGCCGGACGGCGCAGGCATGGCGCAGCAACGAGGCGGCCGCCGTCTACGCGCCTCCGGGGCAGTCGAGCATCGCCTTCAACCGCAGCTACCTGAAGCAGAGGCTAGAGGAGGAGCGGCCCGGCGCGGCAGGGGAGCAGGAGTCGGCGGAGCCGCTGCTGTCCGTGCTCATCCCGTCGCTGCCGGAGCGGATCTTCCTGCTCGCGCCGCTGCTGGAGGAGCTGCACGGGCAAGCGCTCGGCCGTCCGGTCGAGCTGCTCGTCCTGACCGACAACCGCCGGCGGTCGACCGGGGAGAAGCGCAACGCGCTGCTCGGGCAGGCGCGCGGACGGTTCGCGGCGTTCGTCGACGACGACGACCGGGTCGACGAGCGATATGTGGAGCAGCTGCTGAGAGCGATCCGCCTCGCTCCCGAGGCGGACTGCATCGTATTCGACGTGATCGTGCATGGACCGGACTCGCCCGCGCGGCTATGCCGCTACGGAACCGAGCTGGAGCACGGCATGGACGGGGAGGTGTACACGCGCAAGCCGAACCATCTGATGGCGTATCGCCGGGAGCTCGCGCTGCGGCATCGCTACCGGGATATCGGCTACGGCGAGGATGACGAATGGGCCGCTCGCGCGAGCGCCGACATCCGGATCCAGCATCGGATCGAGGCGGCGCTCTACGAGTACGACTGGGTGCCGAAGCCGCCGTCGTGGTACGGCTCCGGACGTTCCGAGGCCTGA
- a CDS encoding SDR family NAD(P)-dependent oxidoreductase, producing MRFKGKVAVVTGGASGIGAATVQKFAEEGAKVVIADFSDQGQAEAERLQGLGCEALFVKTDVTQEEQVKRMVEETVRAFGRLDILFANAGIANDAPVDQLSHEAWTRTIDINLTGVFLCDKYAVQQMLEQGGGVIVNCGSIHSHVGKGSVSAYAAAKGGVKLLTQTMAADYAARGIRVNAVCPGYIDTPLIGGRTEAITQHLVSLHPMARLGRPEEVAAAVLFLASDDASFVTGASLLVDGGYTAV from the coding sequence ATGAGATTCAAGGGCAAGGTCGCCGTCGTCACCGGCGGCGCCAGCGGCATCGGAGCCGCGACCGTGCAGAAGTTCGCGGAGGAGGGCGCCAAGGTCGTCATCGCGGACTTTTCCGATCAGGGACAGGCCGAGGCGGAGCGCCTCCAGGGACTCGGCTGCGAGGCGCTGTTCGTCAAGACGGACGTGACCCAGGAGGAGCAGGTGAAGCGCATGGTCGAGGAGACGGTGCGGGCGTTCGGCCGGCTGGACATCCTGTTCGCCAACGCGGGCATCGCCAACGACGCGCCGGTCGACCAGCTGAGCCATGAGGCTTGGACGCGGACGATCGACATCAACCTGACGGGCGTCTTCCTATGCGACAAGTACGCCGTGCAGCAGATGCTGGAGCAGGGCGGCGGCGTCATCGTCAACTGCGGCTCCATCCACAGCCATGTCGGCAAAGGCTCGGTCAGCGCCTACGCGGCCGCCAAGGGCGGCGTGAAGCTGCTGACGCAGACGATGGCGGCCGACTATGCGGCACGGGGCATCCGCGTCAACGCCGTCTGCCCGGGCTACATCGATACGCCGCTCATCGGCGGCCGCACGGAGGCGATCACGCAGCATCTTGTCTCGCTGCATCCGATGGCGCGGCTCGGCCGTCCGGAGGAGGTCGCGGCGGCGGTGCTGTTCCTCGCCAGCGACGACGCCTCCTTCGTCACCGGGGCGAGCCTGCTCGTGGACGGCGGGTACACGGCGGTGTAG
- a CDS encoding pyroglutamyl-peptidase I — MRNLLVTGFEPFGGSRINPTEALMASIREESFPGAVIHTLLLPVVFGDCAERLTQEIDRLQPDAVLCCGLAAGRTAVTPERIAVNAMDVPAGAAYGDNAGNRPQDEPIRAGGPDGLLATLPIRRIEQALRAAGIPAAISDTAGLFICNNTMYAALDRIRQSGSHALAGFIHFPASTELALDKPGLPSLPQSMLHDALRVAISQTLAELDERR, encoded by the coding sequence ATGCGAAACCTGCTTGTCACCGGCTTCGAGCCCTTCGGGGGCAGCCGCATCAACCCGACCGAGGCGCTGATGGCGTCCATCCGCGAGGAATCGTTCCCCGGCGCCGTCATCCATACGCTGCTGCTGCCGGTCGTCTTCGGCGACTGCGCCGAGCGGCTGACGCAGGAGATCGACCGCCTGCAGCCGGATGCCGTCCTCTGCTGCGGCCTCGCGGCCGGGAGAACAGCCGTCACGCCGGAGCGGATCGCCGTCAACGCGATGGACGTGCCCGCCGGCGCCGCCTACGGCGACAACGCCGGCAATCGCCCGCAGGACGAGCCGATCCGGGCCGGCGGGCCGGACGGCCTGCTCGCCACGCTGCCGATCCGCCGCATCGAGCAGGCGCTGCGCGCGGCGGGCATTCCCGCTGCCATCTCGGACACGGCGGGCTTGTTCATTTGCAACAATACGATGTACGCCGCCCTGGACCGCATCCGTCAGAGCGGGTCGCACGCCCTCGCCGGCTTCATCCACTTCCCCGCCTCGACCGAGCTGGCGCTGGACAAGCCGGGGCTGCCCTCGCTGCCCCAGTCCATGCTGCATGACGCGCTGCGCGTCGCCATCTCGCAGACGCTGGCGGAGCTGGACGAGCGGAGGTAG
- a CDS encoding ABC transporter ATP-binding protein, giving the protein MLTITSASKLFNPGTVDEKVALMDVGLHLDRGDFVTVIGSNGAGKSTLMNLISGVMKPDLGSVSIGGTDITVRTEAQRSRWIGRVFQDPMAGTAPNMTIEENLAMAYNRGRKRGLSWAVTGRRRAVFREQLGKLGIGLENRLTAKVGLLSGGERQALSLLMATFTEPDILLLDEHTAALDPARAELITRLTETLVREMNLTTLMVTHNMEQAIRLGNRLIMMDKGRIILDIPAGRKDGLTVQRLLGEFEQISGQKLADDRLVLG; this is encoded by the coding sequence ATGCTGACGATCACATCCGCCTCCAAGCTGTTCAATCCCGGCACGGTCGACGAGAAGGTCGCCCTGATGGACGTCGGCCTGCATCTGGACCGGGGCGACTTCGTTACCGTCATCGGCAGCAACGGCGCCGGCAAGTCGACGCTCATGAACCTGATCTCCGGCGTCATGAAGCCGGACCTCGGCTCCGTGTCGATCGGAGGCACGGACATCACCGTCCGTACCGAGGCGCAGCGCAGCCGCTGGATCGGCCGCGTGTTCCAGGATCCGATGGCCGGCACCGCGCCGAACATGACGATCGAGGAGAACCTCGCGATGGCGTACAACCGGGGCCGCAAGCGCGGCCTCAGCTGGGCGGTGACGGGCCGCCGCCGCGCCGTGTTCCGCGAGCAGCTGGGCAAGCTCGGCATCGGCCTGGAGAACCGGCTCACCGCCAAGGTCGGCCTGCTGTCCGGGGGCGAGCGCCAGGCGCTCAGCCTGCTGATGGCGACGTTCACCGAGCCGGACATCCTGCTGCTCGACGAGCATACGGCGGCGCTCGACCCGGCCCGCGCCGAGCTGATTACGCGCCTTACCGAGACGCTCGTGCGCGAGATGAACCTGACGACGCTCATGGTCACCCACAACATGGAGCAGGCGATCCGCCTCGGCAACCGCCTCATCATGATGGACAAAGGCCGCATCATCCTCGACATTCCGGCCGGCCGCAAGGACGGCCTCACTGTCCAGCGGCTGCTCGGCGAGTTCGAGCAGATCAGCGGCCAAAAGCTGGCCGACGACCGGCTCGTGCTCGGCTGA
- a CDS encoding ABC transporter permease: MSLVSFNGALELGLIYALMALGVYITYRILDFPDLTVDGSFTTGAAISVLMISHGQPALLATLAGMAGGMLAGACTGLLHTKGKINGLLAGILMMIALYSINLRIMGKPNLPVKVQDSLFGGFIKSDAWMAGGISWLYLAVLAVVGAIVWLLLFAFLKTDLGLSLRATGDNKRMIRSFGGNTDRTTIIGVSLSNGLVALSGALIAQDAGFADISMGIGMIVIGLASVIIGEAIFGARGVLGTTLAVVVGAVVYRVVIAAALNADWLHLKSSDLKIITAAIVIVALVVPTANRALKQRRQARRRTAEIASASAKGGN; this comes from the coding sequence ATGTCCCTCGTCTCCTTCAACGGAGCGCTTGAGCTCGGACTCATCTATGCCTTGATGGCGCTCGGGGTCTACATCACGTACCGCATCCTGGACTTTCCCGACCTCACCGTAGACGGCAGCTTCACGACCGGAGCCGCCATCTCGGTGCTGATGATCAGCCATGGGCAGCCGGCGCTGCTCGCAACGCTCGCCGGCATGGCCGGGGGCATGCTGGCCGGCGCCTGTACGGGCCTGCTCCACACGAAGGGCAAGATCAACGGCCTGCTGGCCGGCATCCTGATGATGATCGCCCTGTACAGCATCAACCTGCGCATCATGGGCAAGCCGAACCTGCCGGTCAAGGTCCAGGACAGCCTGTTCGGCGGCTTCATCAAGTCCGACGCCTGGATGGCCGGCGGCATCTCGTGGCTTTACCTGGCGGTGCTGGCCGTCGTGGGGGCGATCGTCTGGCTGCTGCTGTTCGCCTTCCTCAAGACGGACCTGGGCCTGTCGCTGCGCGCGACCGGCGACAACAAGCGCATGATCCGCAGCTTCGGCGGCAACACCGACCGCACGACGATCATCGGCGTCAGCCTCTCCAACGGCCTCGTCGCCCTCTCCGGGGCGCTGATCGCCCAGGATGCCGGCTTCGCCGACATCAGCATGGGCATCGGCATGATCGTCATCGGCCTGGCGTCGGTCATCATCGGCGAGGCGATCTTCGGCGCTCGCGGCGTGCTCGGCACGACGCTCGCCGTCGTCGTCGGCGCGGTCGTCTACCGCGTCGTCATCGCGGCCGCGCTCAACGCGGACTGGCTCCATCTCAAGAGCTCCGACCTCAAGATCATCACGGCGGCGATCGTCATCGTGGCGCTCGTCGTGCCGACGGCCAACCGCGCGCTCAAGCAGCGGCGCCAGGCCCGGCGCCGCACGGCGGAGATCGCCTCCGCCTCGGCGAAGGGAGGGAACTGA
- a CDS encoding alpha/beta fold hydrolase, protein MTKRIGERVGEAIELEQGGIWTEMSGEAERGTIVLLHAAAADASLWDGVLPALHGAGWRTVALDLPGMGRSDLPESAYHVYEIIRELLDRLGIERAALAGVSAGGHCATEYAVYDPARVEKLILVNSGLFGAPLDYSEELQRDNAEFQRIIGSGDLARAAEMWTKMWLDGPGQPPDRVAAPVREAFVRYMEERLPRLAEFRYPDIMPDLADRLHELQMPVRSISGELDYRDTFHLLPLLEERLPDWSGVVLDGTAHFPMVDASERLGREMAALLNERS, encoded by the coding sequence ATGACGAAACGAATCGGCGAGCGAGTCGGCGAAGCGATCGAGCTTGAGCAGGGAGGCATCTGGACGGAGATGTCAGGCGAGGCGGAGCGCGGCACGATCGTGCTGCTGCATGCGGCGGCGGCGGACGCGAGCCTGTGGGACGGAGTGCTGCCGGCGCTGCATGGCGCCGGCTGGAGGACGGTCGCCCTGGATCTGCCGGGCATGGGGCGGTCGGATCTGCCGGAATCGGCTTACCATGTGTACGAGATCATCCGGGAGCTGCTGGACCGGCTCGGGATCGAGCGCGCGGCGCTGGCCGGCGTATCGGCCGGCGGCCACTGCGCGACCGAGTATGCGGTCTACGATCCGGCGCGGGTCGAGAAGCTGATCCTCGTCAATTCCGGCCTGTTCGGCGCACCGCTCGACTATTCCGAGGAATTGCAGCGGGACAACGCCGAATTCCAGCGCATCATCGGGTCCGGCGATCTGGCGCGGGCGGCGGAGATGTGGACGAAGATGTGGCTGGACGGCCCCGGCCAGCCGCCGGACCGGGTCGCCGCTCCCGTGCGGGAGGCGTTCGTCCGCTACATGGAGGAGCGGCTGCCGAGGCTGGCCGAGTTCCGCTACCCGGACATCATGCCGGATCTCGCCGACCGCCTGCATGAGCTCCAGATGCCGGTGCGAAGCATTTCCGGCGAGCTGGACTACCGCGATACGTTCCATCTGCTGCCGCTGCTGGAGGAGCGTCTGCCGGACTGGAGCGGCGTCGTGCTGGACGGCACGGCGCATTTCCCGATGGTCGACGCTTCGGAGCGGCTCGGCCGCGAGATGGCCGCTTTGCTGAACGAGCGGAGCTAG
- a CDS encoding class I SAM-dependent methyltransferase: MNGSWKLHEPEFEFDRLSPLFRSESAWRGHMKFGYDLIAYRRPTVVVELGTHYGASFFSLCQAAKDMRLPDARLYAVDTWQGDAHAGRYGESVFELVRRAAALYPHAELVRSSFDEAAGQFADDSIDILHIDGLHTYEAVRHDCETWLPKLAPGGLLLLHDTEVRLGDFGVWKWWEELAATCPSASFGHSAGLGIAAPKGSHPAIDLLRGRLAELRHHYGRPGPA; the protein is encoded by the coding sequence ATGAACGGAAGCTGGAAGCTGCACGAGCCGGAGTTCGAATTCGACCGCCTGTCCCCGCTGTTCCGAAGCGAATCGGCTTGGAGAGGACATATGAAGTTCGGCTATGATCTCATCGCCTATCGGCGCCCCACGGTCGTCGTCGAGCTGGGCACGCATTACGGAGCCTCCTTCTTCAGCCTCTGCCAGGCGGCCAAGGACATGCGATTGCCGGACGCCAGGCTGTACGCCGTCGATACGTGGCAGGGCGACGCCCATGCCGGGCGCTACGGAGAAAGCGTCTTCGAGCTCGTCCGCCGGGCGGCCGCCCTGTACCCTCATGCTGAGCTCGTCCGCTCCTCGTTCGACGAGGCGGCCGGGCAGTTCGCGGACGACTCGATCGACATCCTGCATATCGACGGCCTTCATACGTACGAAGCGGTGCGCCACGACTGCGAGACGTGGCTGCCCAAGCTCGCTCCCGGCGGCCTGCTGCTGCTGCACGACACCGAGGTGAGGCTCGGCGACTTCGGCGTCTGGAAATGGTGGGAGGAGCTGGCTGCGACCTGCCCCTCCGCGTCCTTCGGCCATTCGGCCGGGCTCGGCATCGCGGCTCCGAAAGGAAGCCACCCTGCGATCGACCTGCTGCGCGGACGTCTCGCCGAGCTCCGGCATCATTACGGCCGCCCCGGCCCCGCCTGA
- the gpmA gene encoding 2,3-diphosphoglycerate-dependent phosphoglycerate mutase, protein MIKIVLVRHGQSEYNEQNRFTGWTDVDLTERGKEEARKAGAILRQNKFVFDIACTSVLKRAIRTLWIMQDEMGLLWIPTDKTWRLNERHYGALQGLNKEETARKYGEEQVHLWRRSVSVRPPALDKSDPRYEGTDPKYKAIADRVPVTENLDDTEERVLAYWREKVEPSLHENRRVLLVAHGNTIRALVRYLDDIPGDGIATLNIPTGTPLVYELDDDLKPIRHYYLEEDERKVHSDAEAAAGAPDVRSE, encoded by the coding sequence ATGATCAAGATCGTGCTTGTCAGGCATGGGCAAAGCGAGTACAACGAGCAGAACCGGTTCACCGGCTGGACCGACGTCGACCTGACCGAGCGGGGCAAGGAAGAGGCGAGAAAAGCGGGAGCGATCCTGCGCCAGAACAAGTTCGTGTTCGACATCGCCTGCACCTCGGTGCTGAAGCGCGCGATCCGCACGCTATGGATCATGCAGGACGAGATGGGGCTGCTGTGGATTCCGACGGACAAGACGTGGAGGCTCAACGAGCGCCACTACGGCGCCCTGCAGGGTCTGAACAAGGAGGAGACGGCCCGCAAGTACGGGGAGGAGCAGGTGCATCTGTGGCGGCGCTCGGTGAGCGTGCGTCCGCCCGCGCTGGACAAGTCCGATCCGAGATACGAGGGAACGGATCCGAAATACAAGGCGATCGCGGACCGCGTGCCGGTGACGGAGAACCTCGACGACACGGAAGAGCGGGTGCTCGCCTACTGGCGGGAGAAGGTCGAGCCGTCGCTGCACGAGAACCGGCGGGTGCTGCTCGTCGCCCATGGCAATACGATCCGCGCGCTCGTCCGCTACCTGGACGACATCCCGGGCGACGGCATCGCCACGCTCAACATTCCGACGGGCACGCCGCTCGTCTACGAGCTGGACGACGACCTGAAGCCGATTCGGCATTATTACTTGGAGGAAGACGAGCGCAAGGTGCACAGCGACGCGGAGGCGGCCGCAGGCGCGCCGGACGTCCGCTCCGAATGA
- a CDS encoding glycosyltransferase family 2 protein produces the protein MKTSIVILTHNQLDYTLRCLESVRAHTEDYELIAVDNGSTDGTAELLRQSGFKTVLNRRNEGFAKGCNQGLALAEGDNILFLNNDTVVTAGWLEAMESLLEREPLCGMVGPVSNYVSGPQRVDAPYGPDLQGLEAFAAERADGWRGRSWELPRLVGFCLLLRRPLALAMGGFDESYGLGNYEDDDLCLRLRRDGWRLLVACDSFVHHYGHVTMNALEDHDLSLLLEQGRQVARAKWGDDPVELLYRRGPAVSCSVGIAGEADEEALDATLASIRGLADEILLVHHGRDGWERTARLGRERDLKTVRADAGEPAGAAAALEEAGREHVLWLRAGEELGPEEARRLLARLRRPEEPLTAVEPVRLRVPAELPPAAGREGLRGAPARRLVRAAARPDWDAAAGGYAEPADGGAP, from the coding sequence ATGAAGACAAGCATCGTCATACTGACGCACAACCAGCTCGACTACACGCTCCGCTGCCTGGAGAGCGTGCGGGCGCATACGGAGGATTATGAGCTGATCGCCGTGGACAACGGCTCGACCGACGGCACGGCGGAGCTGCTTCGGCAGAGCGGCTTCAAGACCGTGCTCAACCGCCGCAACGAAGGCTTCGCCAAAGGCTGCAACCAAGGGCTGGCGCTGGCCGAAGGGGACAACATCCTGTTCCTCAACAACGACACCGTCGTCACGGCGGGCTGGCTGGAGGCGATGGAAAGCCTGCTCGAACGGGAGCCGCTGTGCGGCATGGTAGGTCCGGTCTCGAACTACGTCAGCGGCCCGCAGCGGGTAGACGCGCCTTACGGCCCGGACCTCCAAGGCTTGGAGGCGTTCGCGGCCGAGCGCGCGGACGGCTGGCGCGGCCGCAGCTGGGAGCTGCCGAGGCTCGTCGGGTTCTGCCTGCTGCTGCGGCGCCCGCTGGCGCTGGCGATGGGCGGCTTCGACGAAAGCTACGGCCTCGGCAACTACGAGGACGACGACCTGTGCCTGCGGCTGCGCCGGGACGGCTGGCGGCTGCTCGTCGCCTGCGATTCGTTCGTGCATCACTACGGGCATGTCACGATGAACGCGCTGGAGGACCACGATCTGAGCCTCCTGCTGGAGCAGGGGCGGCAGGTGGCGCGCGCCAAGTGGGGCGATGACCCGGTCGAGCTGCTGTACCGGCGCGGGCCGGCCGTCAGCTGCTCGGTCGGCATCGCCGGCGAGGCCGACGAGGAGGCGCTCGACGCGACGCTCGCCTCCATCCGCGGGCTGGCGGACGAGATCCTGCTCGTCCACCACGGACGCGACGGCTGGGAGCGGACGGCGCGGCTCGGGCGCGAGCGCGACCTCAAGACGGTGCGCGCGGATGCCGGCGAGCCGGCCGGCGCGGCGGCCGCGCTGGAGGAGGCCGGACGCGAGCATGTGTTGTGGCTGCGCGCCGGCGAGGAGCTCGGGCCGGAGGAGGCGCGCCGGCTGCTGGCGCGGCTGCGCCGGCCGGAGGAGCCGCTGACGGCGGTGGAGCCGGTGCGGCTGCGGGTTCCGGCGGAGCTGCCGCCAGCGGCCGGGCGCGAGGGGCTGCGGGGAGCGCCGGCCCGCCGTCTTGTCCGCGCAGCGGCGCGGCCGGACTGGGACGCGGCCGCCGGCGGATATGCCGAGCCCGCGGACGGAGGCGCGCCATGA